A region of Jannaschia sp. W003 DNA encodes the following proteins:
- a CDS encoding pyridoxal phosphate-dependent aminotransferase, which produces MHRLTPLAESLPATVPFVGPETQERSRGRPFAARLGANESGFGPSPRAVEAMARAARDAWMYGDPEVHDLRHALAAHHGVPVESIVAGEGIDGLQAYLVRLLVAPGDAVVTSLGAYPTFAFHVAGNGGSLHAVPYRDDREDLHALAAKARETGAKLVYLANPDNPMGSWHGADAVTRFLGDLPEGTVLCLDEAYADLAPAEAIPPLDPTDGRVIRMRTFSKAHGLAGLRVGYAVAHPALAGAFDRIRNHFGLGRVAQAGALAALEDGAWLDHVRAEVARSRERIAGIARANGLQPLPSAANFVAVDCGRDGAFARRVLDALGARGVFVRMPGVAPLDRCIRVSCGPEPDMARLGEALPEALRDARA; this is translated from the coding sequence ATGCACCGCCTCACCCCCCTCGCCGAGAGCCTGCCCGCCACCGTCCCCTTCGTCGGTCCCGAGACGCAGGAGCGCAGCCGGGGCCGCCCCTTCGCCGCCCGCCTCGGCGCCAACGAGAGCGGCTTCGGCCCCTCGCCCCGTGCCGTGGAGGCGATGGCGCGGGCGGCGCGCGATGCCTGGATGTACGGCGACCCCGAGGTCCACGACCTGCGCCACGCCCTCGCCGCCCACCACGGGGTGCCGGTGGAGAGCATCGTCGCCGGCGAGGGGATCGACGGGCTGCAGGCCTACCTCGTTCGCTTGCTGGTCGCGCCCGGCGACGCGGTGGTGACCTCGCTCGGCGCCTACCCGACCTTCGCCTTCCACGTGGCGGGGAACGGCGGCTCGCTCCACGCGGTGCCCTACCGGGACGACCGCGAGGACCTGCACGCCCTCGCCGCGAAGGCCCGCGAGACCGGCGCGAAGCTCGTCTACCTCGCCAACCCCGACAACCCGATGGGCTCGTGGCACGGGGCGGACGCGGTGACGCGCTTCCTGGGTGACCTCCCCGAGGGCACCGTGCTCTGCCTCGACGAGGCCTATGCCGACCTTGCGCCGGCGGAGGCGATCCCCCCGCTCGACCCCACCGACGGCCGCGTGATCCGGATGCGGACCTTCTCCAAGGCGCACGGGCTGGCGGGATTGCGGGTGGGCTACGCGGTGGCGCACCCCGCGCTCGCGGGCGCCTTCGACCGTATCCGCAACCACTTCGGGCTGGGCCGCGTGGCGCAGGCCGGGGCGCTGGCCGCGCTGGAGGACGGGGCTTGGCTCGACCACGTGCGGGCCGAGGTGGCACGCTCGCGCGAGCGGATCGCCGGGATCGCCCGCGCCAATGGGCTCCAGCCGCTCCCCTCGGCCGCCAACTTCGTGGCCGTGGACTGCGGCCGGGACGGGGCCTTCGCGCGCCGCGTGCTCGACGCCCTCGGCGCGCGCGGCGTGTTCGTGCGGATGCCGGGCGTCGCCCCGCTCGACCGCTGCATCCGCGTGTCCTGCGGCCCCGAGCCGGACATGGCGCGGCTCGGCGAAGCCCTGCCGGAGGCCCTGCGCGACGCCCGCGCCTGA
- a CDS encoding F0F1 ATP synthase subunit gamma, translating into MPSLKDLKNRIESVKSTRKITKAMQMVAAAKLRRAQDAAEAGRPYAERMNAVLASLAAGVQGSDSAPRLVRGTGDDKTHLLVVMTAERGLCGGFNGNIAKLAKAHAGKLRGQGKTVKILTVGKKGRESLRREWGDHLVGHVDLSEVKRVGYADASRIAADVLRRFDAGEFDVATLFFARFESVISQVPTAQQVIPFEVPEDADASALYDYEPSEEAVLADLLPRGVATAIFSALLENGASEQGARMSAMDNATRNAGEMIDKLTIEYNRSRQAVITNELIEIISGAEAL; encoded by the coding sequence ATGCCTTCCCTGAAGGACCTCAAGAACCGGATCGAGTCGGTCAAGTCGACCCGCAAGATCACCAAGGCCATGCAGATGGTCGCCGCGGCCAAGCTGCGGCGGGCGCAGGACGCCGCCGAGGCGGGCCGCCCCTACGCCGAGCGCATGAACGCCGTGCTGGCCTCCTTGGCCGCCGGCGTGCAGGGCTCGGACTCGGCGCCGCGCCTCGTGCGCGGCACCGGTGACGACAAGACGCACCTCCTCGTGGTGATGACCGCCGAGCGGGGCCTCTGCGGGGGCTTCAACGGCAACATCGCCAAGCTCGCCAAGGCCCACGCGGGCAAGCTGCGCGGGCAGGGCAAGACGGTGAAGATCCTCACCGTCGGCAAGAAGGGCCGCGAGTCGCTCCGCCGCGAGTGGGGCGACCACCTCGTGGGCCACGTGGACCTCTCGGAGGTGAAGCGCGTGGGCTACGCGGACGCCAGCCGCATCGCCGCCGACGTGCTGCGCCGCTTCGACGCGGGCGAGTTCGACGTCGCCACGCTGTTCTTCGCGCGCTTCGAGAGCGTGATCTCCCAGGTGCCCACGGCGCAGCAGGTGATCCCGTTCGAGGTGCCCGAGGACGCGGACGCCTCGGCGCTATACGACTACGAGCCCTCCGAGGAGGCGGTGTTGGCCGACCTGCTGCCCCGCGGCGTGGCCACGGCGATCTTCTCGGCGCTCCTGGAGAACGGGGCGTCCGAGCAGGGCGCGCGCATGTCCGCCATGGACAACGCCACCCGCAACGCCGGCGAGATGATTGACAAGCTGACCATCGAGTACAACCGCTCGCGGCAGGCGGTCATCACCAACGAACTCATCGAGATCATCTCGGGCGCGGAAGCGCTCTGA
- the atpA gene encoding F0F1 ATP synthase subunit alpha: MAIQAAEISAILKDQIKNFGQEAEVAEVGRVLSVGDGIARIYGLDNVQAGEMVEFPGGIQGMALNLESDNVGVVIFGSDRDIAEGDTVKRTNSIVSVPAGDALLGRVVDGLGQPIDGKGPINTTETRVADSKAPGIIPRKSVHEPMATGLKSVDAMIPIGRGQRELIIGDRQTGKTAVALDAILNQKVYNERAGDDESKKLYCVYVAIGQKRSTVAQLVKRLEETGAIDYSIVVAATASDPAPMQFLAPYAATAMAEHFRDNGRHALIVYDDLSKQAVAYRQMSLLLRRPPGREAYPGDVFYLHSRLLERSAKLNEANGAGSLTALPIIETQGGDVSAFIPTNVISITDGQIFLETDLFFQGIRPAVNTGLSVSRVGSSAQTNAMKSVAGPVKLSLAQYREMAAFAQFGSDLDASTQRLLNRGARLTELMKQPQYSPLTNAEIVCVIFAGTNGYLDKVAVSDVGRWEDGLLKFMRNQKSDVLDWITNEDPKIKGDAEAKLKAAVDEYAKTFA; encoded by the coding sequence ATGGCCATCCAGGCAGCCGAGATTTCCGCGATCCTGAAGGATCAGATCAAGAACTTCGGCCAGGAGGCCGAGGTGGCCGAGGTGGGCCGCGTGCTCAGCGTCGGCGACGGCATCGCCCGCATCTACGGCCTCGACAACGTCCAGGCCGGCGAGATGGTCGAGTTCCCGGGCGGCATCCAGGGCATGGCCCTGAACCTCGAGTCCGACAACGTCGGCGTCGTGATCTTCGGCTCCGACCGCGACATCGCCGAGGGCGATACCGTCAAGCGCACCAACTCCATCGTGTCGGTGCCCGCGGGCGACGCGCTGCTCGGCCGCGTGGTCGACGGCCTCGGCCAGCCGATCGACGGCAAGGGCCCGATCAACACCACCGAGACCCGGGTGGCCGACAGCAAGGCGCCGGGCATCATCCCGCGCAAGTCGGTGCACGAGCCGATGGCCACCGGCCTCAAGTCCGTGGACGCCATGATCCCGATCGGCCGCGGCCAGCGCGAGCTGATCATCGGCGACCGCCAGACCGGCAAGACCGCCGTGGCCCTCGACGCGATCCTGAACCAGAAGGTCTACAACGAGCGCGCCGGCGACGACGAGTCGAAGAAGCTCTACTGCGTCTACGTCGCCATCGGCCAGAAGCGCTCCACCGTGGCGCAGCTGGTGAAGCGCCTCGAGGAGACCGGCGCGATCGACTACTCGATCGTGGTCGCCGCCACCGCCTCGGACCCCGCGCCGATGCAGTTCCTGGCCCCCTACGCGGCCACCGCCATGGCCGAGCATTTCCGCGACAACGGCCGGCACGCCCTCATCGTATACGACGACCTGTCCAAGCAGGCCGTGGCCTACCGCCAGATGTCGCTGCTGCTGCGCCGCCCGCCCGGCCGCGAGGCCTACCCCGGCGACGTGTTCTACCTCCATTCGCGCCTGCTGGAGCGTTCGGCCAAGCTGAACGAGGCCAACGGCGCCGGCTCGCTGACCGCGCTGCCGATCATCGAGACGCAGGGCGGCGACGTGTCGGCGTTCATCCCGACCAACGTGATCTCGATCACCGACGGCCAGATCTTCCTGGAGACCGACCTGTTCTTCCAGGGCATCCGCCCGGCCGTGAACACCGGCCTCTCGGTCAGCCGCGTGGGCTCCTCGGCCCAGACCAACGCCATGAAGTCGGTCGCCGGCCCCGTGAAGCTCAGCCTCGCGCAGTACCGCGAGATGGCCGCCTTCGCGCAGTTCGGCTCCGACCTCGACGCCTCGACCCAGCGCCTCTTGAACCGCGGCGCGCGCCTCACGGAGCTGATGAAGCAGCCCCAGTACTCGCCGCTCACCAACGCCGAGATCGTCTGCGTGATCTTCGCGGGCACGAACGGCTACCTCGACAAGGTCGCCGTCTCGGACGTGGGCCGCTGGGAGGACGGGCTGCTCAAGTTCATGCGCAACCAGAAGAGCGACGTGCTCGACTGGATCACCAACGAGGACCCCAAGATCAAGGGCGACGCCGAAGCCAAGCTGAAGGCGGCGGTCGACGAGTACGCCAAGACCTTCGCCTGA
- a CDS encoding folate-binding protein YgfZ, whose protein sequence is MERTLLRIDGPDADRFLAGLLTRDVPAEGLGYAALLNPQGKYLADFLAFREDGATWLDAPAALAEGLAQRLGMYRLRSKVGIEATDRPVRAGLGEPPEGALPDPRPGMGWRAYDAGSAEAVDWDAVRVEHLVPEGGAELIPNESYILEMGFERLGGVDFRKGCYVGQEVTARMKHKTELRKGLARVRLEEGTAAPGAEITVDGKPAGTLHTVSEGRALAYLRFDRAEGAMQAGDAEVRLDARG, encoded by the coding sequence ATGGAACGCACCCTCCTCCGCATCGACGGCCCCGACGCCGACCGCTTCCTCGCCGGCCTCCTGACCCGCGACGTGCCCGCCGAGGGGCTGGGCTACGCCGCCCTCCTCAATCCGCAGGGCAAGTACCTCGCCGACTTCCTCGCCTTCCGCGAGGACGGGGCGACCTGGCTCGACGCCCCCGCCGCGCTGGCCGAAGGCTTGGCGCAGCGGCTCGGCATGTACCGCCTGCGGTCGAAGGTGGGGATCGAGGCGACCGACCGGCCCGTGCGCGCGGGCCTGGGCGAGCCGCCCGAGGGCGCGCTGCCCGACCCGCGCCCCGGCATGGGCTGGCGCGCCTACGATGCCGGCTCCGCCGAGGCCGTGGACTGGGACGCGGTGCGAGTCGAGCACCTCGTGCCCGAGGGCGGCGCGGAGCTGATCCCGAACGAGAGCTACATCCTGGAGATGGGCTTCGAGCGCCTCGGCGGCGTGGACTTCCGCAAGGGCTGCTACGTGGGCCAGGAGGTGACGGCGCGCATGAAGCACAAGACCGAGCTGCGGAAGGGCCTCGCGCGGGTGCGGCTGGAGGAGGGCACGGCCGCGCCGGGCGCGGAAATCACGGTGGACGGCAAGCCGGCGGGCACGCTCCACACGGTGTCCGAGGGCCGGGCGCTCGCCTACCTGCGCTTCGACCGCGCCGAGGGCGCGATGCAGGCCGGCGACGCCGAGGTGAGGCTGGACGCGCGCGGCTGA
- the atpD gene encoding F0F1 ATP synthase subunit beta, whose protein sequence is MANGKVTQVIGAVVDVQFDGDLPEILNALETDNNGKRLVLEVSQHLGENSVRTIAMDATEGLVRGQEVRDTGAPISVPVGNATLGRILNVIGEPVDEGAPLDVQERRPIHQPAPAFAEQATETSILVTGIKVIDLLAPYSKGGKIGLFGGAGVGKTVLIMELINNIAKVHSGYSVFAGVGERTREGNDLYHEMIESNVIKPDNLSESQVALVYGQMNEPPGARARVALTGLTLAEQFRDQSGTDVLFFVDNIFRFTQAGSEVSALLGRIPSAVGYQPTLATDMGAMQERITSTKTGSITSIQAVYVPADDLTDPAPATTFAHLDATTVLSRAISELGIYPAVDPLDSTSRILDPAVVGEEHYQVARDVQVTLQRYKSLQDIIAILGMDELSEEDRLTVARARKIQRFLSQPFDVAKVFTGSDGVQVPLEETIASFKAVVAGEYDHLPEAAFYMVGGIDEVKAKAEKLAAEAA, encoded by the coding sequence ATGGCAAACGGCAAGGTAACCCAGGTCATCGGCGCGGTCGTCGACGTCCAGTTCGACGGCGATCTGCCTGAGATCCTCAACGCTCTCGAGACCGACAACAACGGCAAGCGCCTCGTGCTCGAGGTCTCGCAGCACCTCGGCGAGAACTCGGTCCGCACCATCGCCATGGACGCGACCGAGGGCCTCGTGCGCGGGCAGGAGGTGCGCGACACCGGCGCGCCGATCTCGGTGCCCGTGGGCAACGCCACGCTCGGCCGCATCCTCAACGTGATCGGCGAGCCCGTGGACGAGGGCGCCCCCCTCGACGTCCAGGAGCGTCGCCCGATCCACCAGCCCGCGCCCGCCTTCGCGGAGCAGGCCACCGAGACGTCGATCCTGGTCACCGGCATCAAGGTTATCGACCTGCTCGCCCCCTACTCCAAGGGCGGCAAGATCGGCCTCTTCGGCGGCGCCGGCGTGGGCAAGACCGTGCTGATCATGGAGCTGATCAACAACATCGCGAAGGTGCACTCGGGCTACTCCGTGTTCGCCGGCGTGGGCGAGCGCACCCGCGAGGGCAACGACCTCTACCACGAGATGATCGAGTCCAACGTCATCAAGCCGGACAACCTCTCGGAGTCCCAGGTGGCCCTGGTCTACGGCCAGATGAACGAGCCGCCGGGCGCCCGCGCCCGCGTCGCCCTGACCGGCCTCACCCTCGCCGAGCAGTTCCGCGACCAGTCCGGCACGGACGTGCTGTTCTTCGTGGACAACATCTTCCGCTTCACCCAGGCCGGCTCCGAGGTCTCGGCGCTCCTGGGCCGCATCCCCTCGGCGGTGGGCTACCAGCCGACGCTGGCCACCGACATGGGCGCCATGCAGGAGCGGATCACCTCCACCAAGACCGGCTCGATCACCTCGATCCAGGCCGTCTACGTGCCCGCGGACGACCTGACCGACCCCGCGCCCGCCACCACCTTCGCCCACCTCGACGCCACCACGGTGCTGAGCCGCGCGATCTCGGAGCTGGGCATCTACCCGGCCGTGGACCCGCTCGACTCCACCTCCCGCATCCTCGACCCGGCCGTGGTCGGCGAGGAGCACTACCAGGTGGCGCGCGACGTGCAGGTGACCCTCCAGCGCTACAAGTCGCTGCAGGACATCATCGCCATCCTCGGAATGGACGAGCTGTCCGAGGAGGACCGCCTCACCGTGGCCCGCGCGCGCAAGATCCAGCGCTTCCTGTCGCAGCCCTTCGACGTGGCGAAGGTGTTCACCGGCTCCGACGGCGTGCAGGTGCCGCTCGAGGAGACCATCGCCTCGTTCAAGGCCGTGGTCGCCGGCGAGTACGACCACCTGCCCGAGGCGGCGTTCTACATGGTGGGCGGCATCGACGAGGTGAAGGCCAAGGCCGAGAAGCTCGCGGCCGAGGCGGCCTGA
- a CDS encoding H-type lectin domain-containing protein produces the protein MRKLQNHLIGVAQGSRLLFSDFEDGGAMWTGRGPREVRLREPFPEPFKSPPAVHASLSMFDIGEAANHRADLSVGAIDVHGFELVFRTWGDTRIARVRADWMAIGEVRADDEWDV, from the coding sequence ATGCGCAAGCTGCAGAACCACCTGATCGGCGTCGCGCAGGGCAGCCGCCTGCTGTTCTCGGACTTCGAGGACGGCGGCGCGATGTGGACCGGCCGCGGCCCCCGCGAGGTGCGCCTGCGCGAGCCGTTCCCCGAGCCGTTCAAGTCCCCGCCCGCGGTGCACGCCTCGCTGTCGATGTTCGACATCGGCGAGGCCGCGAACCACCGCGCCGACCTCTCGGTGGGGGCGATCGACGTCCACGGCTTCGAGCTGGTGTTCCGCACCTGGGGCGACACCCGGATCGCCCGGGTGCGCGCCGACTGGATGGCCATCGGCGAGGTGCGCGCCGACGACGAGTGGGACGTGTAG
- a CDS encoding F0F1 ATP synthase subunit delta, translating to MSEPASVSMGIASRYAQAVFDLSRDADDLGKLEADVAALDEAIRGSSDLREVLRSPVIGRAEQANAVAAVAGALGLGDTMTNTLRLMAQKRRLFVAPALVEALKLRLEDQRGEVTAKVHAAQALSDDQRERLAAALKASTGRDVKLDVTVDESLIGGLVVRMGSKMIDTSIRAKLDALQNTMKEVR from the coding sequence GTGTCCGAACCAGCCTCTGTCTCGATGGGGATCGCCTCGCGCTACGCGCAGGCCGTCTTCGACCTGAGCCGCGACGCCGACGATCTCGGCAAGCTCGAAGCCGACGTGGCCGCCCTCGACGAGGCGATCCGCGGCTCCTCGGACCTGCGCGAGGTGCTACGCTCGCCGGTGATCGGCCGCGCCGAGCAGGCGAACGCCGTCGCCGCCGTGGCCGGCGCGCTCGGGCTGGGCGACACCATGACCAACACCCTGCGCCTCATGGCCCAGAAGCGCCGCCTGTTCGTGGCCCCCGCCCTGGTGGAGGCGCTGAAGCTGCGCCTCGAGGACCAGCGCGGCGAGGTCACCGCGAAGGTGCACGCCGCCCAGGCCCTGTCGGACGACCAGCGCGAGCGGCTCGCCGCGGCGCTCAAGGCGTCGACGGGCCGCGACGTGAAGCTCGATGTCACCGTCGACGAGAGCCTGATCGGCGGCCTCGTGGTCCGCATGGGCTCCAAGATGATCGACACATCCATCCGCGCGAAGCTCGACGCGCTCCAGAACACGATGAAAGAGGTCCGCTGA
- a CDS encoding alanine--glyoxylate aminotransferase family protein: MSIAHGPHTLAIPGPSIMPERVLRAMHRPAPNIYTGPIVDLTHSLIPDLKRVARTEGNATIYIGNGHAAWEAGLANTHARGDLVLVPRTGSFADGWAAVAEGLGLRVEFLDFGNRDPMDPAAIGERLRADTNHEIRSVLCVHVDTSSSVRSNLLAIRREIDAAGHPALLHADCIASMGCDVFEMDAWGVDVAITGSQKGLMTPPGVCFVFYSAKADRARDRSDLATSYWDWRPRTNPAVYFRYFNGTGPTHHLYGLREALDMIVREEGVEAVWARHALLAQALWAAFEAWEAPGGLELNVRDPAHRSHAVTAVRLPKRGTALREWCEMRFGVTLGIGIGMADPGTPAWDGFFRVGHMGHVSGHAMMGTLAAIDAGLKALAVPHGAGALEAASRVLSKA; this comes from the coding sequence ATGAGCATCGCCCACGGTCCCCACACCCTCGCCATTCCCGGCCCCTCGATCATGCCCGAGCGCGTGCTGCGCGCGATGCACCGGCCGGCGCCCAACATCTACACCGGGCCGATCGTGGACCTGACGCATTCGCTGATCCCCGACCTGAAGCGGGTGGCGCGGACCGAAGGGAACGCGACGATCTACATCGGCAACGGCCACGCCGCCTGGGAGGCGGGGCTGGCCAACACCCACGCCCGGGGCGATCTGGTGCTGGTGCCGCGCACGGGCAGCTTCGCGGACGGCTGGGCGGCGGTGGCGGAAGGTTTGGGGCTGCGGGTGGAGTTCCTCGACTTCGGCAACCGCGACCCGATGGACCCCGCCGCCATCGGCGAGCGGCTGCGCGCCGACACGAACCACGAGATCCGTTCGGTGCTGTGCGTCCACGTGGACACCTCGTCCTCGGTGCGCTCGAACCTGCTGGCGATCCGCCGCGAGATCGACGCGGCGGGCCACCCCGCGCTGCTCCACGCGGACTGCATCGCCTCCATGGGCTGCGACGTATTCGAGATGGACGCCTGGGGCGTGGACGTGGCGATCACCGGCTCGCAGAAGGGGCTGATGACGCCGCCGGGCGTGTGCTTCGTGTTCTACTCCGCCAAGGCCGACCGCGCCCGCGACCGCTCCGACCTCGCCACCTCCTACTGGGACTGGCGGCCGCGCACGAACCCGGCTGTCTACTTCCGCTACTTCAACGGCACCGGCCCGACGCACCATCTCTACGGCCTGCGCGAGGCCCTCGACATGATCGTGCGCGAGGAGGGAGTGGAGGCCGTCTGGGCGCGCCACGCGCTGCTCGCGCAGGCCCTGTGGGCCGCGTTCGAGGCGTGGGAGGCGCCGGGCGGGCTAGAGCTGAACGTGCGCGACCCGGCGCACCGCTCCCACGCGGTGACGGCGGTGCGCCTGCCGAAGCGGGGCACCGCGCTGCGGGAGTGGTGCGAGATGCGCTTCGGCGTCACCCTGGGGATCGGGATCGGCATGGCCGATCCGGGGACGCCCGCGTGGGACGGCTTCTTCCGGGTGGGCCACATGGGCCACGTCTCGGGCCATGCGATGATGGGGACGCTCGCCGCCATCGACGCAGGTCTCAAGGCGCTGGCGGTGCCCCACGGCGCGGGCGCGCTGGAGGCGGCGAGCCGGGTGCTCTCGAAGGCCTAG
- a CDS encoding M3 family oligoendopeptidase: MPTRTFDAARDAGGKNLGDLPEWDLSDLYAAPDAPELAADLDWYETEARTYAADYEGKLADLDTDAMLRAIRRHERLDAVGGRIMSYAGLRYYQQTGDAERGKFLSDMQDRLTDASAALVFFNLEFNRLDDAVLEAHYAASPDLARYRPALDRLRAMKPHQLSDEMERYFHDASVVGASAWNKLFDETTAALEFEVRGETLNIEGVASKLSEQDRSLREEAAREMARVLGANTRIFARVHNTLAKEKEIEDRWRKLPTPQSARHLANHVEPEVVEALRDAVVAAYPRLSHRYYALKAKWLGLDQLEVWDRNAPLPLEADRTIPWDEARRTVEDAYRGFDPRMAEIARPFFEDGWIDAPVKPGKAPGAFAHPTVTDAHPYVMLNYLGKPRDVMTLAHELGHGVHQVLAAEQGEWLSSTPLTLAETASVFGEMLTFRALLEQAPDRNARKVLLAGKVEDMINTVVRQIAFYDFECKLHAARREGELTPETIGALWMSVQGESLGPAVRFMDGFESFWGYIPHFVHSPFYVYAYAFGDSLVNALYAAYEAEPEGFQEKYLDMLRAGGSKHHRELLAPFGLDASDPAFWDKGLSMIEGFIDQLEAMERESE, encoded by the coding sequence ATGCCGACACGCACCTTCGACGCCGCCCGCGACGCCGGCGGAAAGAACCTCGGGGACCTGCCCGAGTGGGACCTGAGCGACCTCTACGCCGCCCCCGACGCTCCCGAGCTCGCCGCCGACCTCGACTGGTACGAGACCGAGGCGCGCACCTATGCCGCCGACTACGAGGGCAAGCTGGCCGACCTCGACACCGACGCCATGCTGCGCGCGATCCGGCGCCACGAGCGGCTCGACGCGGTGGGCGGCCGGATCATGAGCTACGCGGGCCTGCGCTACTACCAGCAGACCGGCGACGCCGAGCGGGGCAAGTTCCTCAGCGACATGCAGGACCGCCTCACGGACGCCTCCGCCGCGCTCGTGTTCTTCAACCTCGAGTTCAACCGCCTCGACGACGCCGTCCTCGAGGCGCACTACGCCGCCAGCCCGGACCTCGCCCGCTACCGCCCCGCGCTGGACCGCCTGCGCGCCATGAAGCCGCACCAGCTGTCCGACGAGATGGAACGCTACTTCCACGACGCCTCCGTGGTGGGCGCGAGCGCGTGGAACAAGCTGTTCGACGAGACCACCGCCGCCCTGGAGTTCGAGGTGCGCGGCGAGACGCTGAACATCGAGGGCGTGGCCTCCAAGCTCTCCGAGCAGGACCGCAGCTTGCGCGAGGAGGCCGCCCGCGAGATGGCCCGGGTTCTGGGCGCCAACACCCGCATCTTCGCGCGCGTGCACAACACGCTGGCCAAGGAGAAGGAGATCGAGGACCGCTGGCGCAAGCTGCCCACGCCGCAGTCCGCGCGCCACCTCGCCAACCATGTGGAACCCGAGGTGGTCGAGGCCCTGCGCGACGCCGTGGTGGCCGCCTACCCGCGCCTGAGCCACCGCTACTACGCGCTCAAGGCCAAGTGGCTGGGGCTGGACCAGCTCGAGGTCTGGGACCGCAACGCGCCCCTGCCTCTGGAGGCCGACCGCACGATCCCGTGGGACGAGGCCCGGCGCACCGTGGAGGACGCCTATCGCGGCTTCGACCCGCGCATGGCCGAGATCGCGCGCCCCTTCTTCGAGGACGGCTGGATCGATGCGCCGGTGAAGCCTGGCAAGGCCCCCGGTGCCTTCGCGCATCCCACGGTGACGGACGCGCATCCCTACGTGATGCTGAACTACCTCGGAAAGCCCCGCGACGTGATGACCTTGGCCCACGAGCTGGGCCACGGCGTCCATCAGGTGCTGGCGGCCGAGCAGGGCGAGTGGCTGTCCTCGACGCCGCTCACGCTCGCCGAGACGGCCAGCGTGTTCGGCGAAATGCTGACCTTCCGCGCCCTCCTGGAGCAGGCGCCCGACCGCAACGCCCGCAAGGTGCTCCTGGCGGGCAAGGTCGAGGACATGATCAACACCGTGGTGCGGCAGATCGCGTTCTACGACTTCGAGTGCAAGCTCCACGCAGCGCGCCGCGAGGGCGAGCTGACGCCCGAGACCATCGGCGCGCTGTGGATGTCGGTGCAGGGCGAGAGCCTCGGGCCGGCGGTGCGCTTCATGGACGGCTTCGAGAGCTTCTGGGGCTACATCCCCCACTTCGTGCACTCGCCCTTCTACGTCTACGCCTACGCCTTCGGCGACAGCCTCGTGAACGCGCTCTACGCGGCCTACGAGGCCGAGCCGGAGGGCTTCCAGGAGAAGTACCTCGACATGCTGCGGGCCGGCGGCTCGAAGCACCACCGGGAGCTGCTGGCCCCGTTCGGGCTCGATGCGTCGGACCCGGCGTTCTGGGACAAGGGCCTGTCGATGATCGAGGGGTTCATCGACCAGCTCGAGGCGATGGAGCGCGAGTCGGAGTAG
- a CDS encoding F0F1 ATP synthase subunit epsilon: MAMRFELVSPERRLASKDVRAVRIPGADGDLAAMEGHTPVVTSLRPGVLVIETEDGGEERFAVTGGFAEIGPDSTTVLAERALPASDVTQEVYDDWVADARGQAKDAPQDTIDSATKLVEDMVAMGGHIGLDPKQPNL; encoded by the coding sequence ATGGCCATGCGCTTCGAACTCGTCTCGCCCGAGCGGCGCCTCGCGTCCAAGGACGTGCGCGCCGTGCGCATCCCGGGCGCGGACGGCGACCTCGCGGCCATGGAGGGGCACACTCCCGTGGTCACCTCGCTCCGCCCCGGCGTGCTCGTGATCGAGACCGAGGACGGCGGCGAGGAGCGCTTCGCGGTCACCGGCGGCTTCGCCGAGATCGGGCCGGACTCCACCACGGTGCTGGCCGAGCGGGCGCTGCCCGCCTCGGACGTCACCCAGGAGGTCTACGACGACTGGGTCGCGGACGCCCGCGGCCAAGCCAAGGACGCGCCCCAGGACACGATCGACTCGGCCACGAAGCTGGTCGAGGACATGGTGGCCATGGGCGGGCACATCGGGCTCGACCCGAAGCAGCCCAACCTCTAG